The genomic segment TGCTCTACGGCGTGATTGGCTTTCTGTCTTTCATGCTTCTCTTTCCTGTTTCCCTCCTGTCCGCGGTGACCCTTCCGTCAGCCGTCCAAGGCGATTTGCGGTCAATGCTTGCGAGCCCCCGCACGCTTGGTGCTCTGGCAGTCGTTCTCGCTGTGCTTCTCGTGGGGCTACTGATGTGGGGACGCTCACGGCGAGCACTTCCTCGCCCCCTACACGTCATGCTCACTGTTGACAAGCGGAAACTCCTGCCCGTCATGCTCTTGGCTCTCTCGGTTGATCTCTTGAATGTAGTCCTCCTTTTCGCGGCCTTCGCTGCGCTGGGGCGACCGCTCCCCTTACCTGAAGTGCTGATCGGTTACCAGGTTGGCTATCTGTTCGCGTTCGTCGTGCCCTTTGCCCAGGGAAGCGGCGCGGTCGAGCTGGCGGGTGTCGCAGCATTCCGAGCATTCGGGGTGTCGCCGCCGATCGCGGTTGCTGCCGTCCTGCTCTGGCGAGCGTACGAACTCTGGCTTCCCTTCACGCTCGGTAGCCTGCTCTGGTTACAGCGCGAACCGCTCATCCGCCGCGGGATTGGCCGTCTACCTGCCTTGCTTCTCCTGTGGTCGGGTTTCATCAGCATTTTCGGCCTTCTCGAACCGCAGCGGCATCGAGTGCTGGTGCGTGGTCTGGAGAGGGTAGGGCTCCTGGAACCTTGGGAAGTGTCCCGAAACCTGGAATTGTTACTCGGGTTTCTTTCGATCATCATTTCCATCCACCTCTGGCGCTGGAAGCGTGCGGGATGGTTCGCGGCCGTGGGCTTGCTGCTTGTCTCGATCACCCAGCAGGTGGTCGGGCGACGTGATCCGGTCGTTCTCGGTCTGTCTCTTCTCGCTTTGCTCCTCGTGTTTGGCTGGCGCGAGTTTCGCGTTCGCTCCGACACGCCGACCGTGCTCCGTGGGCTTGGCACCGCTGTCGCAGGAATCGCTGTGGCGGTCTCTTACGGTGCGTCAGGGCTCGTCATCCTTAGTCGCCATGCACTTGCACCCGGACCCCTCAGCTGGGCAGAAGCGGTTCGGCTTCTTGTCGCTTCGGGTTTCGGTTTTGGAAACTGGGAAGTCGTCCCTCTGTCACGTTATGGTGCCTGGTTTCTGGACTCGATCCCGCTCGTCATCGGTGGAGCTCTGCTCAATGCCGCCTGGAGTTTAGGACAGCCCGTGGTCTGGCGGGCGATCACTCACGAGCGCGAGCGACAACAGGCACGCTCGATCATCGAGCGCTGTGGCAACTCGTCGCTCGACTTTTTCAAGTGGTGGCCAGATAAGTGGTTCTTTTTCTCGCGAGAAAGCGAAGGCGTTGTGGCCTATCGGGTATATGGTCGTGTCGCGCTGGCACTGGGCGATCCGAACGCGTGCAGCCAACACGGGTTTACGCACGTCCTCAGGGAATTCCTCGATTTTTGTTCGCTGAACGACTGGGAACCGGCATTCCATCAAGTCACAGAGGCGTACCTGGACAGCTATCGTGCATGTGGCCTGCGCTGGTTGAAGATCGGGGAGGAGGCCATCGTCGATCTGCGTGACTGGTCGTTGCAGCGTCCCGGATTCAAGGATTTTCGGTATCTCGTCCGTCGTTTCCAGCGAGAAGGGTATGTCTTCGAGCTGGTTCAGCCACCGCTCAGTCAAGCGTTGCTCGACGAGCTCGAAGCAGTTTCCAAGGAATGGTTGACGGTACCGGGAAGGCGAGAGCGTTTCTTTACGCAGGGGCAATTCTCGAAGGCGTACCTTCGGAGTACCCCCGTGACGTTGCTTCGTCACCCCGCGATCGGAGTCGTCGCTTTCGCGAATCTCATACCGAGTGGTGTTCCGGGGGAAGCGACGATCGACCTCATGCGGAGACGCCACGAGCCGTACGGGGCGATGGATGTTCTGCTCGTCCATCTCCTCGAGTGGTGCCGTGAGCAGGGATATCAGCGGTTGTCGCTCGGGCTAGCACCGTTGGCTGGGGTGGAAATTCCCGGCCTCGCGACGGATACCCTGCGCCAGCGCTTCTACGGTTTGCTCGACCTCTTTTTCTCCATCGAGGGGTTGCGCCACTACAAGGCGAAGTTTCATCCACACTGGGAACCGCGCTTTCTCGTCTACCGCTCGGCAGTCGCCCTACCGGCCATTGGACTGGCACTGCTCCGTGCCACGGGCGGTGGCACTCCAAGCGAGCGACTGAGCGAAGAGCTGGCACAGTGAGGTGTACCTCGATTCCTGAGCTTGAATCCCCCGAATGGGCTAGTGCTTCCGTACGCTGACCCCATTCAGAGATGCTCTAGACAAGCCGTTCTGATTTCAATGAGCAACAGGGGTGCACGATGCTGGGGGTCGCATGCTCCGTGGCGGACGACTGTATCTCGTGACCGGCCTCGTCCTGGCTGGTCTGGCACTGATTCTTGCCTTCGTCGCTCTCCAGCAGCAACGCGCTCCGGCTCCAACAGAGCCGACTGCGACGCCAGTAGTGCCCGTGGTGGTCGCGGCACGCGATATTCGCGCCGGCACGGTGTTGACCCTGGATGACGTTCAAGTTATCGATGCGGATCCGAGTTCGGTGGCTCCCGGTACCGCTCGTCAACCGGACCAGGTGGTCGGTCTAGTCGTCGCCGGTGACCTGGTAGTAGGGCAACGGATCCTGATGGCGAACCTCATCGTTCCCTCGGTCTCGAATCTCTTGCAACCCGGGAAACGCGCGGTTGCGATCCCGGTGGATCGTATCAATGCCGTCGGAGGGCTGATCCAACCGAACGATCTCATCGATCTTGTGTACGCGGGCCGTGTCAATCTGGTAAGGGTGCTGCCGACAGAACCGATAGAAATGCCGGATGGTGGGCAAGGCTTCAGCCCACCCCCGGAGTCGGTAACCTTGCTGCCGCCCGGCACCAA from the Thermomicrobium sp. 4228-Ro genome contains:
- a CDS encoding bifunctional lysylphosphatidylglycerol flippase/synthetase MprF codes for the protein MDSIQVSARLLRRLLKISERILGVVFFAAILLFLLRHHQELDALRHLRLVAPQWLAVALLAQILALLAIARQLQRLAHILGYRLSLTRLLRADLHRVAISTVTPAGAAVGAAVFARDLESDGVPLDTGLTITLLYGVIGFLSFMLLFPVSLLSAVTLPSAVQGDLRSMLASPRTLGALAVVLAVLLVGLLMWGRSRRALPRPLHVMLTVDKRKLLPVMLLALSVDLLNVVLLFAAFAALGRPLPLPEVLIGYQVGYLFAFVVPFAQGSGAVELAGVAAFRAFGVSPPIAVAAVLLWRAYELWLPFTLGSLLWLQREPLIRRGIGRLPALLLLWSGFISIFGLLEPQRHRVLVRGLERVGLLEPWEVSRNLELLLGFLSIIISIHLWRWKRAGWFAAVGLLLVSITQQVVGRRDPVVLGLSLLALLLVFGWREFRVRSDTPTVLRGLGTAVAGIAVAVSYGASGLVILSRHALAPGPLSWAEAVRLLVASGFGFGNWEVVPLSRYGAWFLDSIPLVIGGALLNAAWSLGQPVVWRAITHERERQQARSIIERCGNSSLDFFKWWPDKWFFFSRESEGVVAYRVYGRVALALGDPNACSQHGFTHVLREFLDFCSLNDWEPAFHQVTEAYLDSYRACGLRWLKIGEEAIVDLRDWSLQRPGFKDFRYLVRRFQREGYVFELVQPPLSQALLDELEAVSKEWLTVPGRRERFFTQGQFSKAYLRSTPVTLLRHPAIGVVAFANLIPSGVPGEATIDLMRRRHEPYGAMDVLLVHLLEWCREQGYQRLSLGLAPLAGVEIPGLATDTLRQRFYGLLDLFFSIEGLRHYKAKFHPHWEPRFLVYRSAVALPAIGLALLRATGGGTPSERLSEELAQ
- the cpaB gene encoding Flp pilus assembly protein CpaB, which produces MLRGGRLYLVTGLVLAGLALILAFVALQQQRAPAPTEPTATPVVPVVVAARDIRAGTVLTLDDVQVIDADPSSVAPGTARQPDQVVGLVVAGDLVVGQRILMANLIVPSVSNLLQPGKRAVAIPVDRINAVGGLIQPNDLIDLVYAGRVNLVRVLPTEPIEMPDGGQGFSPPPESVTLLPPGTKATSYPYAGAPGSRVIITDTGEGQPVAKIVLQNLRVLQVIAGTTVVGATPGERSQAEISATASATPTAETETTLPPVDLLVVEADPKQAELITFLLDQNVRYQVLLRARGDTTEVTTDGVTYDRLVTDFGLPVPAPVEVGGGPQ